The genomic window CAAGTCGTATATGATCCGTAAAGCCGAATCCGTAAGTGCGGCTCTCAACGTTTCGGTACCTCTCCAAGAACCACTCACGATACAAGAGGCGGTGCGGTACTCATTACTAGCGGGCGGAAAACGTGTGAGGCCTCTCCTCTGCATTGCTGCTTGTGAGCTCGTGGGTGGCGACGAGGCTACTGCCATGTCAGCCGCTTGTGCAGTCGAGATGATCCACACGAGCTCGCTAATCCATGACGACCTCCCGTGCATGGACGATGCCGACCTCCGTAGAGGCAAGCCCACCAACCATAAAGTATGTTGTTAAATCATATGGACGCTAATTGCTCACGAGATTTGAATCATTTATTGATGTTAGTATTTGCTCACTAGTGACGAActattttttggtcaaacaagGAATTTGGAGAAGACATGGCGGTTTTGGCGGGTGATGCACTCCTTGCTTTAGCGTTTGAGCACATGACGTTCGTGTCAAATGGGTTGGTTGCCCCTGAGAGGATGATCCGTGCTGTAATGGAGCTGGCAAAGGCCATAGGGACAAAAGGGCTAGTGGCTGGGCAAGTGACTGACTTATGTAGCCAAGGATTGAATCCAGACGACGTCGGATTGGAGCGTCTAGAGTTCATCCACCTCCACAAAACGGCCGCCTTGTTGGAGGCAGCGGCAGTTTTAGGAGCCATAATGGGAGGtggaacagaggaagagatcGAAAAGCTAAGAAAATATGCGAGATGTATTGGGCTGTTGTTTCAGGTGGTTGATGATATTCTTGACGTAACGGAATCTACTAAGGAATTGGGCAAGACAGCCGGAAAAGATGTAATGGCCGGGAAGCTGACGTATCCAAGGCTGATAGGCTTGGAGAGATCCAGGGAAGTTGCGGAGAAACTGAGAAGAGAAGCAGCGGAACAGCTTCTAGGGTTTGATTCCGACAAGGCGGCGCCTCTTGTGGCTCTTGCTAGCTACATTGCCTGCAGACACAACTGATATTTTGCATGAACTGAACATATCCTCAAAGCATCTAATGTCCTGACAAGTCCATTCTtagttttattattcaaaaataaaaataaggtCCATTAGATTGATCCATGGTCTTCTTTCATATGAACCTTTGTCTTGTGATCATCACTTTGTGTTCTCAGCTTGCATTTTAGTATTacgtttttgaattttaatgtcATTTTTCGATTACTAATATATCATTAAGGTTTGCAAATGGGAACAAAGCAAGTGGGTACACGAGGAACGTGTTTATGCAATATTAACCTGCCTCAAGACTGAATATCTAATGTTAAAGCCATGTTGAATGGTAAACTCGTAAAACTTATAACCATGTTGAATTTGTTCATTCTTAAGCTAGCTCAAGTTAAGAGTGTGCCTCTCTATATCTTAAGACCAACCTCCGTATGTATACAGGCCTGAACCACAGTTGACCCGATGTGGTTCTTGTTGCAGAACATGATCACTATAACGGTTATGTGACCAGTTAACTGAAAAACACGATAGCTTGTATTCTccataaaatcaaattaaatgattgTCTGACTTTGTCCATTCCATTTTTCCCGGTTCACATACGTGTCCAACAATAACCGAAGATAAGATTAGTATATTGTTAAGCTCTGTAAAGTAACGTTAGAAGCAGTTAAATCTCCGGAGTAGACGTATTGAGTATGAGCTGAGATGCATCACAGATAGAAGCAGAGATAGAGACGAACTTGAAGAGTTGTAACTTTAGggattgtttgtgtttttaacCACTATGTCCAGTATATGGAGAAACCCCTGATTAAAGATATTGTTAGAAATCCAAATGACGACCTTACTTGAACAGGATCTGTTCTATTGGCTCGTACCTCTGTTTCCTTGATTTCTCAAGAGACATGCTCTTAACCCTGGTTGATGAACCATAAAAAAACCAAGTGTCAttagctcaattggtaaagaccCTAAGCGAAGTTTTGAGGTCGCCGGTTCGAGTGACGTTTGGAACGAAATTAATATTACATGTTGTGGTTTCGAGCTTAGAGAAATTACGGGATTCGGTCCAGAACCTCCtggtattcaaaaaaaaagaaatccaaGTGAACTGAAAATCCGCTGACACCAAAAAGTCAATGGGAACATCTCCTTAAATGGAGATGAAAGAGATCTCTGCAAAGAGATTCAGGACCACTTTTAGCGCAAAGCAGATAATCACAAAGCATTACCTTTCTTGGAGTAATACAAACGTGATCACAAAGCATAACACTGGATTATGTGAAGCTGCAGAGATCGAAGTATGTGTCCAAATCATCACTAAATGAAACAAACGTGATCACAAAGATTATCGGCTTAGTGATTTTGGTTTACTTGAAGGCTTATATGAATACTTCAAATTCTATGGagattttttaacaaaaaaaaaaattctatggAGATTTAGACGGATTTAAAATGATTTGAGATAACTTTGCAGAATTACTATTAGAGAATCTTAGTAGGTGAGTAGTAgaaatttcttataataaaGCAGATTTGTTAGATTTGATTaggaaatgttttaaaaagtatCTGATTGGATTAGTAATTTTTtagaatataataaatattgtaaatTCTTATAATGGAGAAGTATAAATACTTTTCCAATTTGTAACCCACATAATTATAAATGgtattgaataaaaaaataaattaattggaAATTAATAGATAAAGATTTTCTCTTCGAAAATCTTGTTGTaggatttgatttttgctAGAAAACATCAACAACTACTATTAATTGTAATAGATGGCTAAAATTAGAAGTTAAGTTAGAAGTTAAGATCTGACTTTAATGAACCGTGACAAGAAGATCCGCGTCTTTTTGAGACGGGTACATTTTAtgtcataaaattttaaacctAATGGAATTCTTCGTAAATACTTGTCAACTTTCTGCCAATGTCACTAAACGTACGGCTCAAATAATAGTTTTAGATGttagaaatgaatatataaaattagtatttcaaatttatgtcTTACTTAAtatagaaatacaaaaaattgaaaaatggATAGAAAACCCTTCACATTTCTTAAAGACATATAGAAAAAGTTTTTCTGAAAAACCCTCAACTTTTTTGTGAGTTTTATAACCCTCACATTTTCattaatgataaaataaacctataattaataaactcaatttgaattcaaacaaatcattatattaaaacataaataaatataaacaatttgatttataattttttcctctaaaatttcagtttacaatctttttctaaattgaaaattttaagtCATAATGtgcaaaaaataattaatgaagTTTTATTCAATTTGGTTACAATAATTCATCAacgtgaatttttttttttgttacgaGTGAAATAataatctacatatacatttttgcagccattttgtgaaataaatcttgtagtTAGGATACAATGATTGCCAttggattttaatatttgtttttgataattagaaaaaaaatctttgaattaaatatttgacatttaacaatcttcatAAAATCTCTCgacattaactacacgattggttactaaaataaaactttcaaaatatttaatatcatttaattactacaaaattatcattattgatattgtttttctgcATGACTATtacaattcgattataatcatcaaaccgcagagATATCTGATAGCATTTagttactacaaaattacaaaatatttagacaatgattcataaacatatgataaataaaataaatgagttttttttacgggacgggttggcgggacgggtttggtaggacgttacttaataacaattctaaactataaaataaaaatattttatagataaatataatttacaaacttttatatatactaactttaaaatataaattgtccccacggtataccgcgggtgaaaatctagttcttatacataacataatattattttatgttaataaaCGTTTATTTGTTCGATCACACAAATTTACTAAcatgaaaccaaaccaaatattataataCTACAAAAGtacacaaatttttatatcaaaatattttaattggaAAAGTAAACTATATAAGCATTTATTaatagttaatatatatatatatattacaatatattaaaaatataatataaataacatttactattttcaaaaattgtaCCTTCAACTGAATCtgaattttgtaataatattgactattttaaaatcaaaacctgaaaaagcaaacaaattacaaaatcaaatatactaTCCTATAATTTTTGTAGTTTACATAACATAACTCCTAAtggtaacaaacaaaatttgccTAATCTCAACTAAGTggtaaataaatgtttttttatagcaaaaaccttaattttagaaaaaacaattgcaaactcgaatttgaaaaaataatcagaagtcaattttttttattgctgttttaatataatgatttgttaaatttgtttattaattgaaaaattctttctaatgcccttttcaGGATGCCCCTTTTCAACTTtacacttttgttttatccattttcatttgtaccctctttaaatttttaatgaccattttactcctatttgaaaattgttttaggttaacaaaatgatataCTAATACTTTTtcgcctaaaatattccaaacaaaatatcccgccaaaattttcccgccaaaaagtTTCgaaaaaaatttcccgccaaaattgtttttttcaaaaaacttttcaccgttttttttttttttggcgggaaatagatttacaagggattttaaaatatttacaaggaattttaaaaggttttaagagatttacaagggattttaaaaggcttttaaaagatttataagagattttaaaacgtttttaaaagatttacaagggattttaaaagagttttaaaagatttacaagagattttaaagggctttaaaagatttgcaaagatttttaatgggtttaaaattgttttaaaaggattttaaaatatttacaagggattttaaaagggtttaaaaatatttacaagtgattttaaagggctttaaaagatttacaaaggttttttaaatatttttaaagggtttaaaagtgttttgaaagatttacaagggatttcaaaagggttttgaaagatttaaaagagatttttaaagagGCTAAatgggttttaaaagatgtacaagggtttttaaaagattttaaaagaatttacaagaagactttttaatccttgtaaatattttaaaacccttttaaaattctttgtaaatcttttaaaacccttttaaaatccttgtaaatatttttaaacttttttaaaatcccttgtaaatcttttaaaacccttttaaaatcccttgtaaatctatgagttttaaagtttacaaggatttttaaaagcatttttttggcggagaaaaaatttgttacgaaaaaagtttttggcaggaaatttctttttttgacgggattttttttttttgtcgggaaaaaagtttggcggaatttgtttttggcgggaaaattaaaCTTGGCGGGAAAagtttcagtttccaattacatgttcctattagataagggtaatttggtcattctgttcAAAGGAAGGggtgtttttaaaaatgaacaacatAAAAAGGTATTATTGCAAAAAGGTAATAAATaaagggtagttttgcaaatctcccttaTTAATTATAGGGTTTATTGTACCTTTTATAAAAAGGTGAGGGTttaaaaatccacaaaaaagttgagagtttttaatatgtttttaggGAAAAATCCCAATTAAAACCCAAACTAGTTTATTACCCAATACTTTTAGATTGGAATAAAAATACCTCATCTAATAAAGTATTGCCAAATAAAACCcaatcttttaattattaccCAATACTTTAGGATTTTTTCCctatatttttagaaaaagtaGGGGTTTTTCTACCCATTTATCcctaaaaaatctcaactttcaaattttacatttcaaaagtttgttttttgcaCTATGTTTTTACTTTGTAGTTAAGAACCgagaataataaatattactaataaaatgaaatatagcTAATCCCTTGTTAATCTCGAAAATATGTAGGACGATAAAGTAAGATAAATCATAACcgaatctttttttgttcccCAATAAGAGACGAATCTTACCTGCCATTAAGGatttaattaatacaaatgGGATTATGGGACAAGAAAAATGACATATGAATACGATtactatatttgtttatacatAATAACAGCTAGACATTGCATGCCTAACAATAACCTTCCCCTGTATTATATTCTTGATCAGAATCTATTCGGGATCagcaacaaaagaaatggaagattACCAAATCCACCGCAGGGGAGATCTATATTAATTAAAGACTAACGTGGAACGTATGCgtaattgaatatatatactacataaAACTTGCCTAAAgaagtaaatataaaatataaatgtaaaattttttaaaaaacttttgtaaatctttttaaaaaattataaaattcttgtaaattcttGGAAATCCTTTTAAATCTTTGTAAAGTTGTTAAAACACTTGTAAATCTGTTCAAAACATTTTAGAGGAAAAATGGGTAAACAAACCCTCTCCTTTtagaaaaacatgtaaaaagcCCTCAACTTTTTTGGTGGGTTTTTAAACCCTCATCTTttataaaatggtaaaataacACCTAGTACTATTAAACCAAATAActattatattaaaacataaaataaaacaacttaGTTTGTAATTTATACTTTTGAAATTCGAGCTTAcgatatttttataagaatttaattgttctttttgGCGATATAAAGAAATAAGTTTCAATTAGAATTTGTTATGTAAACTAAAATCAATTTATAGGTTagaacattttattttatttttcttcatatgttttctaaattttgaagttttggattaaaaaagaataaaatttatgACCAAAAAGTTGGTCTAAACTTGTGTGACTGAACCAAATAAAACTTtcttaatattaattttatatttggttattacaaaattagtttggTTTCTCGTTGATGAATTTCTAGAATTCaaccaaacaaattttgtttcaactaaatctatatataaaagagtATATCATccataacataaaataattactttatgcaaattaaatcaaatatatccttgaaccaaaataaataaaatttgaatagacTCTGGATATGTTATCTTCAatatgaaatcaattttctgggctaaattttaaatttaaattgtttacatAACCAACAATTTACTTGTAATGAAACTGTTTTTCTATATCTCAAATAGATTTGAAATTacaattttatgttattatataacatcaagacttcaaaaaaaacttcaattggaaaataataaattgtaAAACAGATTTTAGGAAAGCAAATCTTAAAGcaaattacttttatttatttatatatttgtataatattttcttcgatttaaattgattttaatgaTCCTAAGTGTtaatttaccattttttaaaaCGTGGTTTAAAAACTCACAAAAAAATCTGAGGTTTTTTTAtagggagatttgcaaaactacccttttttactacccttttgcaacaatactcttttatgttgtccatttttaaaaatatactttcccttgaacagaatgaccaaattaccctcatctaataggaacatgtaattggaaactgaaattttcccgccaaattttgggcgccaaaatttattttttccgccaaaaacaaatttccgCCAAACATTTTTCCGGTAAATTTCCGacaaattttttgtatttcaaaaAGCTTATTTTctgtgtttttactttttagttaaaaacagagaataataaataatactaataaaatgaaatataggTAATCCCATGTTAATCTCGAAAATATGTAGGATGTTAAAGTAAGATAAATCATAAccgaatcttttttttccccaatAAAAAAGGAATCTTACATGCcattaagatttaattaatataaatggGATTATGGGACAAGAAAAATGACATACGAATACGATCACTAACtttctttatacaaaataacaGGTAGACATTGCATGTCTAACAACAACTTTCCCCTGTATTATATTCTTGATAAGAATCTATTGGGCagcaacaaaagaaatggaagattACCAAAACCACCGCTAGGGAGATCTATATTAATTATGAATAATTGCTATGAATGCCCTTTCAACACTACCCTtttatgttgtccatttttaataatataccTTCCCTTgaacagaatgaccaaattaccctcatataataggaacatgtaattggaaactgaaattttcccgccaaattttggataccaaaatttatttttcccgccaaaaaaaaatttccgccAAACATTTTTCCGGTAAATTTCCGacaaattttttgtatttcaaaaAGCTTATTTTCTGCActatgtttttactttttagttaaaaacagagaataataaataatactaataaaataaaatataggtAATCCCATGTTAATCTCAAAAATATGTAGGATGTTAAAGTAAGATAAATCATAAccgaatcttttttttccccaataaaaaaagaatcttacATGCcattaagatttaattaatacaaattgGATTATGggacaagaaaaataacataCGAATACGATCACTAACtttctttatacaaaataacaGCTAGACATTGCATGTCTAACAACAACCTTCCCCTGTATTATATTCTTGATAAGAATCTATTGGGCagcaacaaaagaaatggaagattACCAAAACCACCGCTAGGGAGATCTATATTAATTATGAATAATTGCTATGAATGCCCTTTCAACACTACCCCTTTTCAATAATGCCCATTCttatttgtcattttcatttatatccTCTCTTAATTTTTACTGACCATTTTACCTTATTTGGAAaatgttttaggttaacaaaataaatattagttttttcctgccaaaaataATCCGAAAATAAActtcccgccaaaaaatttTTTTCCGCGGGATACTCTTCCTTCAAATATTCGAGCACATAATAGACCGCCAAAACAATTTTGTAAAACGAAATTCCgccaaaacatttttcacaaaatcatttttcctgcaaaattttttttttgccgagAATTAGAtttacaacggattttaaaaaggttcaaaaaagattttaaaagatttacaaaggaattttaaaaaaattttaagggttttaaaaaatttacaaggtattttaaaagatttttaaaaggtttaaaaaatttacaagggatttttaaagattttttaagggttttaaaaaatttacaagggattttaaaagatttttaaaaggtttaaaagggttttaaaagattaataagggattttaaacgaattttaaaggattttaaaagatttacaagaaatGTTAAAAGATTTAGTAGGgattttaaacccttttaaaactcttgtaaatcttttaaagactttttgtaaaggttcacaagagttttaaaatggttcaaaaaaaaattagcgggaaaatttcagtttctaatTAAATGTTCTCATAAGATGaaggtaatttggtcattttgcTCAAGAAAAagggtatttttaaaaataaacaacagaaaagggtattgttgcaaaaaggtagtagaaattttttttttcttttcaaatttatcCAAGACTAACATGCGcataattgaatatatatatatatatatatatatatactatttataCTTGcctaaatatgtaaatataaaatataaatgtaaaaatttttaaaaaacttttgtaaatcttttaaaactatattaaattcttgtaaatccttttaaaatctttgtaaagtcgttaaaaacacttgtaaatcttttcaatGTTGTAACTAGAAAAAGATATAGAAGAAATGAGTGTGTTATTCCATTGAATAAAGGgttctttatataggagtaaaaggaaagggtaaaaccctagaaacatctagatgatgggCTTAGATGATGGGTcttataatgggcatccatctttattcataacactCCCCCCTTGATGACCATTGTAGTACCATAACTCGTAAAGTATTTGAAATgctgcctcattaaaaaccttaccAGGAAAACCCAACGGAAAAAACCATGgttaagggaaaaagagtgcaaCATACAATTACTCCTCCTTATGAGTATATTCGACGAGATCTTTGAGACGGCGTAATCCGATACGATAGACTAACTTCTTGAAAGTAGCAGTAGATAGCGCCTGGGTGAATAAGTCAGCCAGATTATCATTCGAACGGATCTGTAGAACTCGTACATCGCCGCTCTTTTGTAGATCGTGTGTgaagaagaattttggtaGGATGTGCTTTGTTCTATCGCCTTTGATGTATCCGTTTTTGAGTTGTGCGATGCATGCTGCATTGTCTTCGTACATAATTGTTGAAGTCCTTTTCCCTCAGGGGCGGATCCACGGCAAGGTTGGGTTAGGCACGTGCCCGaggctgtttttttttaaaaaaaaaatctttaattgtATTTAATTCAATACTTTAATCATCTGTTGgtttattggaaaaaaaggaaagtgcCCTactcttttaatattttccaGCCCATAACAATTGAAAACAATAGCccattaaaaaattgtttcagtCTAAATGAATAAACGTGGAAACAAACAATTGACCTagatttcttttgtcaactaaattgttttctaattgtttacctttttggtttcttctcaaATTTCCAGCCACCATGTCTAACGTAAGTATCTCTTATTCTCTTTTGTGATTAACTAATATTAAAACTGTAGTAGACCGAATGAAACAAAACTGttagttttatcaaattattcGTTATGATTATTTATGCaagacatatttttttgtagtttgatAATTCGTTCgttaacaaatttttaatataaatttggtttctAATATGTTCATATAACTATTCTTATTAGGGAACAATTCatagatttttcaaaagaaagcATGAATCAACGTCACAAGATATTCCAGAAAATATTCCGGAAGCTATTCCAGAAGATTTGCCTTCGGATCCTGGCGATAGGAAACATATTTTGGACTATCATCCTAATGAAAGAGATGAGGTAAGACGCAAATATCTGATTAAAGGTCCTTATCAATCTCGTGGGCATGATTttcctaaaacactatcagaaaaaaaaatgagacgATTTAATCCAGAGTGGTTTGATCTCTATAGTGGTTGGTAAGAATACATTGTAAAAAAGGATAAAGCTTACTGTTTGGTTTGCTACTTGTTTAGAGATTACACTGAAAATAAAGGTGGGAGTGATACGTTTGTGACGAAAGGTTTCGatacttggaaaaatcctcAGAGTTTACGCGAACACGTGGGATTGGTGAATAGCTTTCACAATAATGCATTAAAAAGGGCTGATTGTTTGATGAGGCAAGGTCAATCAATTCTTCATGCTTTTTATAAGCAAGATGACATAGTCAAAAGAGAATACAAAATCAGATTGAACGCTTCAATTGATTGTTGTAGATATTTAGTACGACAAGGATTACCTTTTCGAGGCCATGATGAGTCAGTGGATTCAGCAAACAGGGAGAATTTCTTAGAGCTTGTGAAATATACTGCAGGGCAAAATGAGGCTGTAAGTAAAATTGTGTTGGAGAATGCTCCAAAAAATAATCAGATGGCATGtcccaaaattcaaaaagatatAGTGCATTGCTTTGCGGAAGAAGTGATTAGATCTATAATTCAAGAAGTTGATCATGATGTATTTTGGTTGATGGTGGATGAATCTGCAGATATTTCTGATAAAGAACAAATGGCAgtggtttttttgttttgttgataaacATGGGACAGTGAAAGAAAGATTTATTGGTCTTATCCAtgttaagaaaacattttttgcaTCTCTGAAATGTGCTATTGATTCATTGTTTGCTAAACTTGGATTGAGTATAAAACAGTTAAGAGGACAAGGCTATGATGGTGCAAGTAA from Arabidopsis thaliana chromosome 3, partial sequence includes these protein-coding regions:
- a CDS encoding Terpenoid synthases superfamily protein (Terpenoid synthases superfamily protein; INVOLVED IN: isoprenoid biosynthetic process; EXPRESSED IN: root; CONTAINS InterPro DOMAIN/s: Polyprenyl synthetase-related (InterPro:IPR017446), Terpenoid synthase (InterPro:IPR008949), Polyprenyl synthetase (InterPro:IPR000092); BEST Arabidopsis thaliana protein match is: Terpenoid synthases superfamily protein (TAIR:AT3G32040.1); Has 16721 Blast hits to 16714 proteins in 2936 species: Archae - 341; Bacteria - 9398; Metazoa - 333; Fungi - 416; Plants - 457; Viruses - 12; Other Eukaryotes - 5764 (source: NCBI BLink).) translates to MATTLSSSSLFIQFRGRRYNSLSSFNNLQKRTVLSLSCALSSQGGDMIPPEGKSNDRNSAFDFKSYMIRKAESVSAALNVSVPLQEPLTIQEAVRYSLLAGGKRVRPLLCIAACELVGGDEATAMSAACAVEMIHTSSLIHDDLPCMDDADLRRGKPTNHKEFGEDMAVLAGDALLALAFEHMTFVSNGLVAPERMIRAVMELAKAIGTKGLVAGQVTDLCSQGLNPDDVGLERLEFIHLHKTAALLEAAAVLGAIMGGGTEEEIEKLRKYARCIGLLFQVVDDILDVTESTKELGKTAGKDVMAGKLTYPRLIGLERSREVAEKLRREAAEQLLGFDSDKAAPLVALASYIACRHN